The DNA segment TATACGCACCCAGATTCACTGCACTGGTGGTCTTGCCGACCCCACCCTTCTGATTTGCAAATACGATTGTAATAGCCATGTCACCTCAGTATAGAGTATTTTCGGATACGTGTCATTTCATCAACTTCACGGCACAACCTGCCGATATTCATACTGGTTTCGTATGTTTTTTGCGATAATATTCATTATAGTATAAACCGATAGTTGTATAGAGAGGTCAAAAGTATGAGCGTCAATTCCGCTGCTGCAACACAGAAGCTGGTAAACAAGAGCATAATGAAGCATTTTCCCAAGGTAGAGCTCCACCGCCATCTGGAGGGTACCTTCGCCCTGGAAACCCTGTTTCGTATTGCCCGCCAGAATAACATCGGTCTATCCGACGATTTTGCCGAGTTCAAGACCCAGGTGCAGTTTCCCCGGGACTCAGAGCCCGACTTTTTGACCTTCCTCTCCAAATTCCGCAACGACTGGTACCGGTCACACCAGGATGTCTATGACATTGTGCATGACTCGGTTGCCGAGATGGCTGAGGACGGGATTCACTACATTGAACTGCGTTTTTCGCCGGAGCATTTTTCCCACTATAATAATTTTGACCGGGAGGAAATCACTCGGCTGGTAATCCAGGCTGCCAACACGGCAGCAAAAGAGGCCGGGTTCACAATCCGCTATCTGCTGACCTTTAACCGCAGCAAGCAGGATCAGTATGAGATGATCAAGCTCTATGACCGCATGCGGGAACTGGACATCCCCGAGATCATCGGCATAGACCTTGCCGGCGATGAAAAGGGCGATCCTCCGGAAAACTTTACCGAGTTCTTTGCCCATGTAAAGCAGGACAATCGCTACAAGATTACGATTCATGCCGGAGAGGTAACACCGTCCCAGCAGATCTGGTTCTCGATCGATAATCTGCATGCAGATCGAATCGGGCATGGGGTATCAGCGATTCACGACCCGGAGGTCCAGCAGGAGCTGATCAAGCGTGATGTGGCCCTGGAGCAGTGTATAACCAGCAACTACCAGACCGGCAGC comes from the Spirochaeta africana DSM 8902 genome and includes:
- the add gene encoding adenosine deaminase; its protein translation is MSVNSAAATQKLVNKSIMKHFPKVELHRHLEGTFALETLFRIARQNNIGLSDDFAEFKTQVQFPRDSEPDFLTFLSKFRNDWYRSHQDVYDIVHDSVAEMAEDGIHYIELRFSPEHFSHYNNFDREEITRLVIQAANTAAKEAGFTIRYLLTFNRSKQDQYEMIKLYDRMRELDIPEIIGIDLAGDEKGDPPENFTEFFAHVKQDNRYKITIHAGEVTPSQQIWFSIDNLHADRIGHGVSAIHDPEVQQELIKRDVALEQCITSNYQTGSWADEQNHPLGALYRAGVPVTINSDDPFIQDTDLTDDYIKTVEYFGFTLEDLINLNHIAIRTSFLPDQEKTTMLQSYDEQVQRFVTTYLKD